The Podarcis muralis chromosome 10, rPodMur119.hap1.1, whole genome shotgun sequence genome includes a region encoding these proteins:
- the ZNF277 gene encoding zinc finger protein 277 produces MATPQGSAERARKSDHEDYILEPLSLPESPGGISAVEGSPSVPCIFCEEYSPVSEQNQLLKHMIIEHKLVIADVRLVADFRRYALYWKKRFLEQPITDFCCVIRTNSEAALEEQDNYFLLCDALPEDRTLREKLQQQRLRENLEQQQRERNDTDFHGACMFCDREFSGNRSDLLNHMANDHAFNVGLPDNIVHCEEFLELLQKKLDSLQCLYCEKTFRDKNTLKDHMRKKQHRRINAKNREYDKFYIINYLEFGKTWEEVQSEDDRELLDNQEEDWSGWEEHPVCAVCLFCEKQADTTEKLYSHMEEAHGFDLLNIKAEHGLNFYQQVKLLNFIRREVHQCRCYSCQEKFQSKRELINHMEETRHITLLPARSMWDQPQYYFPTYENDTLLCTLSDSEDDLTAGKQEEDVPVISEDISNIEALKRTSVLNQLLCEEINNGEP; encoded by the exons ACCACGAAGACTACATTTTGGAGCCACTTTCTCTGCCAGAAAGTCCAGGTGGCATTTCTGCTGTAGAAGGTTCTCCATCTGTGCCTTGTATATTCTGTGAAGAATATTCTCCTGTAtcagaacaaaaccaacttctGAAGCACATGATTATAGAGCACAAGCTTGTCATTGCAGATGTCAGGCTAGTAGCAGATTTTCGGAG atatgcaTTGTACTGGAAGAAAAGATTCTTGGAGCAGCCCATTACAGACTTCTGTTGTGTGATAAGAACAAATTCTGAAGCAGCTTTAG AGGAACAAGACAATTACTTCCTTTTATGTGATGCTTTGCCTGAAGACAGAACACTGAGGGAGAAACTTCAGCAACAAAGGCTG AGAGAGAATCTGgagcaacagcagagagagagaaatgacacCGACTTTCACGGTGCATGCATGTTCTGTGATAGAGAGTTTTCTGGTAACAG ATCAGACCTTCTCAATCACATGGCAAATGATCATGCATTCAATGTTGGGCTGCCAGATAACATTGTACACTGTGAGGAGTTTTTGGAACTTCTACAGAAGAAACTAGACAG cTTGCAGTGTTTGTACTGCGAAAAAACCTTTCGAGATAAGAACACACTCAAGGATCACATGCGAAAGAAGCAGCACCGCAGAATCAATGCCAAAAACAGAGAATACGACAAATTTTATATCATTAATTATCTG GAATTTGGCAAGACCTGGGAAGAGGTTCAGTCCGAAGATGACAGAGAATTGTTGGACAACCAGGAAga agACTGGTCCGGCTGGGAAGAACATCCCGTTTGTGCAGTGTGCCTTTTCTGTGAAAAGCAAGCTGACACTACAGAAAAGCTCTATTCTCACATGGAG GAGGCTCATGGATTCGACCTGCTAAACATTAAGGCTGAGCATG GTTTGAATTTCTATCAGCAAGTGAAATTGTTGAACTTCATCAGAAGAGAGGTCCATCAGTGTCGATGCTACAGTTGCCAGGAGAAATTCCAATCGAAAAGGGAGTTGATAAATCATATGGAAGAGACCAGACATATAACACTTCTGCCAGCCAGATCCATGTGGGATCAGCCACA GTATTATTTTCCTACCTATGAAAACGATACCCTTCTCTGTACGCTCTCGGACAGCGAGGATGACTTGACAGCTGGGAAACAGGAAGAGGATGTGCCTGTCATCAGCGAGGATATTTCTAACATAGAGGCTCTGAAACGGACGAGTGTGTTAAATCAACTTCTTTGTGAGGAGATAAATAATGGAGAACCTTGA